CGCAACGCCAAGCCCCTTGCGCACCATCATCTTCAACCAGCCAACATTATTGATTTCCACCTGGCGATACTCTTTTAGATGATGTTTTTCCAAATGATGAGCAATCAATTTTGTCGTAAAGGACTCGCGGTTATACACAATGATTCGTTCGCTTTCCAAATCCGAAAAATCCACCTCGCGCATGTTAGCCAATGGATGATCCGGTGCACAGACCAGGATGTTTTGTTCATTCGCAACACGAATGAAAGACACATTTTCAACCGGTTCTGTTGGACGCAAGTAGGTAAATCCCAAGTCGACTGTTCCTTGCTGAATTTCCTCCATTAATTGCTCGTTGGCACTGATTCTCAATTTGAATTCACAGGTTGGAAACTGATCGTAGAGAACCTTCAGAACCTCTGGCATGATCTCCACGCCCATATGGTTGGGACAGGATATCTGGATCCTTTCTGGAGCAACAGACGTTTCCTTCAACACATCCAGCCCTTGCTGGATGAACTGAAACGCCTGTTCAAAGTACGGATGAACCTTTTTCCCGGCATCCGTGAGGACAATTTTCCTGCCATTCTCTCTCTGAAACAGCGTGCTTTGCAGTTGCTGTTCAAGTTGTTGAATACGAACACTGATTGTAGGCTGACTGATAAACAGGGCGTCTGCTGCGGCAGAAAAACTCCCCTTTTGAACCACCATAAGAAACGCTTCAATATTCTTTAATTCCAAATACATGTCACCACGCTACCATCAAGTTGAGTTCTCTGGCGTACAGCCATTTGAGATCGATGCATTTAATAGCATCTTACTTCCATGGTGACACAGTAACTAGTAACGGATTTGGTTCACCTTGCCCACCTGCGGTGCGAAGAGCTAAATCTGTATCACATAAGCCATAATCATGCGAGTTCATAACACGGAGGGGAAACTTACCAGAGGCTACAAAGTCGATTGCCATCTTGACGGAATGGTAACTGTGCCCACGTACACCCTTTACCGTAAGGCTCTTTTCATATATGACGTCGAGATCGAGGTCTTGAAAGAGTTTCTTCTTGAGGGCTCCCAGGAGCACGACTCCGCGTTTTTTCGCTACCTGTAGCGAACTGACAACCGGTTCGGTGCCTCCGCTGGTGACATCCAGTACGACATCGGCCATCCTTCCTCCCGTTATCTCCGCCACTCTCTCAACTAAATCTTCTGAACTCACATTGACGGTATAATCAGCTCCGAGCCTACCAGCCAATTCCAATCGCCGAATACTGCTGGTTCGACCAGTGACGATCACGGTTTCGGCACCCGCTGCTTTAGCAGCCAGCGCACATGCTAAGCCTTGTTGTCCAGGGCCTTGAATGACGACAACCTGGCCAGGTCCAACACCAGCCACCGTGCTCATCCACTCAAACCCGTTCGACACGGGCAGGATAAGAGCAGCCTCTACAGCGGGCACATGGTTAGGAATCTTGTGTACAACTGCGTTCGGGTGCAGATACATATACTGACTAAAACCGCCAAATAGACTCGGTGAAACGTCAATCGGTGTCGCACCGTACCGAATGCCCGTCCGCGGATCTGTTTCCGAACACAGTCGGTAGTAACCCGTTCTGCACAAATCACACTGTCCGCAAGGAATGTACTCTTCCATTGCAATCCGATCACCCTCTTTGATACCCCAACGCTGTGACGCGACTTCACCAATGCGGTCAACATAACCAACGACATGATGACCCAAAATCATCGGTGCACTGAAATTCCGATAATGAGATACGTCCGTTCCACAGACCCCGACAATTTCAACTCTCAAAATCCCCGCATCCGGCGCTATCCTCGGAAGCTCAAGCTCGCGAATCTCCGTTTCCAACACACCGATTGCCACCGCAGATTGCGACTTTTCACTCACAATAGTTCATCTCCAACAAACATTTTTGAAGTGCGATGATCAGTACCCTACCAGGTTGCTCTCGGACACCATAATCGTTCTATGTCAGACTGCCTCAAAATCCTTCTCTGTTAGTTTTAGCGCGTCTTGTGCGCCCTCGTGAAATGGCAGACCTTTCGGTAGTAAGACAGATGCAGCCCGAACACGATGGCTTTCGGCATCCAGTGCCGGCAATATTTCACCTTTTTCGTGCGAGCGAACCGCATCCAACAGGCAACGACGCGCTTTGATAATCGCCGTATCACTCGTCCCAAGTCGCTCAAGTGAACGATCCGCGATTGGCCCAGCACTAACTTGTACCGCATGGTCTTCCATTCCCACACCAAAAATACCGGCAAAGGACTCTCTGCGCTTTTGCATATCGCGATCGATTAGGAAGTCATTCTCCTTATTCGCCACTGTACGGAATGTCCCAGGAATCAATTTGGCATGGATCCCCACACCAGATTTCATCTGCTCAACTTCCTCTTCTGTCAAATCCCGTCCTGGTGTCCAACTCCAACTCCATACCCAACAATTTTCGTCATCAATGGGGACCCAAGCGTGACCTCCACGAGGTGCGCCCCCAAATGGTGGGATCATCGTATACCACGGCATGATAAACTGCGTGATTCGCCAGTAGTAATTGTCCTCGTCTGCGTCCCGACGCGCACCGATAAGCAACCCATAATCTGTCTCCATCACTTCAAATCGCGGTGCTGTGTCTTTAGCGAGTAGAGTTGTACTGCTGCTTTGCTTCGAAACCCCTAGATTGCCCACCGATCCCGAATGCAAAATAGAAACGTGGCTCGAGTCAATCCCGCCCTCTAGGCCCTGAAAGTAATTGCACTCTTCGATTTTTTTTGAGATGTAACGTTGACTGTCTGGGACCATCATCCATTCCTGCTCTGGGAGTTCTGGCTTATACGCCGGATCGCCCATGTAAGTCCAAATGATTCCACCGCGTTCTTCGCAAGGGTAAGACTTGATTCGAATTTTGTTTTTGAAATTGCTTTCGGCGGGTTCAGATGGGAGATCTACGCAGTTTCCCTCTACATCAAATTTCCACCCATGGTAGGCGCACCGGATCCCGCACTCTTCATTGCGGCCGTAAAAAAGTGAAACTCTGCGGTGCGGACAGTATTCATCGACCAATCCAACTCTTCCACTTGTGTCTCTAAATGCGATGAGCTCTTCGCCCAGCAACTTCACCCGGACTTGTGGGCAATCGGGATACGGGAGTTCCTCAGTCATTAGAGCTGGTATCCAGTAACGGCGGAGAACTTCACCCATCGGTGTTCCAGCCCCCGTTTGGGTCAACGTTTTATTGTCTTGGTAAGATAGCATATTCCTCTCTCCCATCATGTCGAGTTGTTGCTGTTCATTCTCGCGGAAGAGTTAAGCGGTTTCAAATTGTTTGTTTTAATCGTACCCATAGAGAAAATTAATACTTCTTTCGGTATTGGTTTTCTCTATGGGTGCAATTACAGTTATTTATTTGAGTTACTTTACTAAATTGCCATATAATTTTGCGTGACAGGGATGATATTGATCTCAAGAGGTCTCTGATGAAAGAAGGACTGTCTCATGACAGACAAAGAACTTAGGGAAATCATTATCCGATGTTATCGCGGGAAAACGATCGCCATTCTCGGATACCGAGATGCCTCTTCGAGACAACGGGCTGCGTTTTTGCGCGATCACGGTATCCATGTTCTCATCGGCCTCCGGACAGACGATGAATATTGGCACGATGCGGAGATGGACGGCTTTACGGTCCTTCCTGTTTGGGAAGCCGCCGAGCAAGCTCAGATAGCGCAATCTTACTAACCGCCAGTCAATCAGCCAATCCTTTACAATAGCTGCAAATCTCCCTCATGCGTGGCAGGAAACAAAGCAGGGACCTCTCCATGTGGGAAGTCCCTGCTTTCATGTTAAACAAGCGGTGTCGCGAGTTATGGGGCGAATTAGTTGCCGGCGGCTATCAGTGTTTTGATAGCCTTGACGAGCGCGATCGCTGCATCACCTGCCGACAAATTGCTGTTCGGCTCAAACTTGCCGCTGACAAGTGGAATGATTCCCTCGTCGCTCACGATGGTTGCCGCTCCGCGTTCGGATGAAGGAATGGCACTCGAATCGGAATACGGATACTTGAAGAATGTAGCGTTCGACGTTGGTCCGCTCCAACCCATCCACTGAACGATCCACTGGGCCGCTTGGAGACGTGTCAAAGATGCAGACGGATTGACGTTTCCGTTGTTTTTCAACCACCCTTGCAGGATGGCCTCGGACAAGTCGGACGCGTACGGGTCAGTCGCCTTAACGTCTGGAAATTGTGGTGACGGCGTACTGCCAATGTTCATGTTGTAAGCCCGACTGAGCCATTGAATGAACTGCTCTCGGCTAATCGGATCTTTTGCAGAGAGCGACTTGTCCCCGGGCACAATGATACTGTGTTCCTTTAGGAGTGCCAAAGCTTGGTCGGCTTGAGTCGTACCCTTCGGAAGGGGCACGGACGGATTTAAATCCCCAAACGGCTGCTGCGTGATCCAATTCCCCGTCAAGGCGTTTAATGTACCCGGACCATACGGCATTGGTGCGCCTGCGTAAACAAGCTGTGCAGTCGAACCATAGGAAATCTGAAACGGCCCGGTTTTTGAGGTGGGCAGCGTTTCAGGTAGGTCGTACTGGAGAACGACGGGATCGCGCTTGATGTACGCTGATTTCGCCGCTTGAGCAGAAATGGCTTTCGATGGGTCCGGGAATTGCGAACTGACATCGTCATCTAGATTAAAGTTTTCCACTTGGCCAGTTACTTCGTTGACACTGACTTGTAATCCCCGGAAGGGAATGCCATTTACAAGAAACACATACTGCTCGTAAGCCGTATCCGGTTGACCGAAGATCATGCTGTTTGGATCTCGCGCAATCGCACCCGTCATAGTTGGAAACAGTTTCTTCACGAAGTCGTCAGCAACAGTTTGCGCTTGTGCGTCCGACAGCGAAGATGAAGCGCCGCTACTCGCGGAACTCGGCTGGCTATTATAGTTATAACTGAGAATTACCCCATCAGTGGCATCAACCGTTACCGACACATTGTCATTGTTTTGATTTGTCAAACTGACATTCCACGTCTGGTGACCCGAAAACGGACCGCCAAAATAACTTGTGCCTTGTCCAGAACCAGACGGCGTCCAGGCATCGCCAGTGAGTCCAAGGAGGCTACGCACCTCATTTTCCGCATCAGACTGTGTCATAGACTCCGTTTTCGGTGTGGGGAACGTTGCAGGACCGCCTGGGACGATCGGCTGAGGCGTAGCAGCCGATTGGCTGTCGTTGGTCGGTTTTCCATCAACGCCCACTGACTGCCCTGTGGTCGCATCGATCATGGGTGCGCCAAGACCGTACACTGACTTTGATGCCGAGACAGGAAGGTAGACCAACTGAATGGGACTTGAACCGTGCATGTTGAATGATCGTTGGTACTGCAGTTGTAACTGCAGGTTATCGATGAACTTTTGCTGGGCCGTGGTCTTATCAAGTACCGAAGAGGGCTTGCTTGGGAAGCTAACATCATGCCAACTCAGGTTATAGTTCACCAGATTGCCGGAGCTATCGAGATCGACCTCGGCCTGATTAAAAGGGGCAGGAATGCCATCGACCTCTTCTACAAAGAGAAATGAGTATCCGCTGTTCATTGCACCAGAAGTGGGTTGTAATGTTAATTTTGCCGCCTTGCTTGGCGCGAGCTTGTTCAACCAGTCGTTCGCCATTTTCGTCGCAGCACTGAGCGTGACAGGTTTGGAAGCGTCCCAGCCTTGACCGTTATTATTATTAAATTGCAGCACGTCGCCCGTGGTCGCATCCACCGTGGCATGTGCGAAATTGGAACTGAGATTCGGTCCTGCCTGCTGACGGAATGCCATTTGATTCCAGTTCACCTCGTAGACCATCCGGGTAGATTGAGATGGATCAGACTGCAAGGTCACCATTGGGTTTTGGATCTCTTTCGATAGACTTGGAAATAACTTAGTAACGATGTTCATCGCATCGGTTTGCGACACCTTTGGCTGCTGGGGACTTGACCCCGGACTTGTCGCAGACGTCGTCGCGTTTGACGGAGTATCAGTTGCCGCGAGGGCAGTCGAGTAGCCAGCGCCAAGAACCAACATCGCGCCAACGGCCCCGACCCCCACACGTCGTAACTTCATCACAAATGATCACACTCCCGAATGGTTTTAGAGACATTTACTTTTTAGTCCAACCAAAATATCCCTATGTATCCATCCTATCAGTTATGCAGAGTATCATCTATACTTTTCTGACAAATATTAAAAATATTAATAACTCAACTTTCGCAGAGCGGATCGGACAAGTAGGCCCTGATATAACTAGGTAAATCGTTAATCCACTGCTGGAGTTGACTCTGAATCAGTTTTGTAAGTCTCTTGCTGGTTTTCTTGGATACGTCGTTAATCAATTCGACGAGTTGGCTCAATGCAACTGCCCAATCTAATTCGTTCACCTCGTCACAGAGAGCCAAAAACAGACCACCCAACGTACGCTCATCAGTACTTTGGCGGTGCTGCCAAGCCAGCAAGATATACCGTGAGAATACAATCGTCGTGTGACTAATCAGCATGTCGTACGAGCGACCTTGAAATTCCTTCTGCAGGCGTAACAACGACTTGGTGCATTTGAAGAATACCTCTATGTCCCAACGGATGCCGTAAATCTGGATGATTTCCTCTTCTGTTAGGGAACAGTCGGTGCATAGGACGGCCAACCATTCCTTCTTGTTACTTCGGTGACGAACGAACACCATGACAACGGGTATTCCCGGGGCTAATTGAGTATGAATGGAACGTAAGATGGTTTTCTTCATCCCCTGCACAGGCGTCGCAGCGTAATACAATTCCTTTAAGGACAAACGGCGTCCTCCGACCACATATCGTTTGTTGTCAGCCTTGACCATGCCGATGACATCGAGTCCCCGGTCAAGAATGGATTGAATGAGTGGTGCATGCGTAAACCAACTGTCCATTAAGACATACGAGGCGCCCATTCCTGCAGCCAGGGCACGTTCAATCATGGCAGGAATCAATTCCGGTGTGGGACGAAGTGCTTCCATTCGCCGCTTGTACCCGTGTGTTCGTTTGTCAATCGAGCCAATCATGCCATTCACTTGCGATTTCAGTGAACTAAGCAGGGAAAAGTCCACAGGAATAAACGTATGTCCGTCCGACCAACCCAGTGTCAGCATGCGAAACCCTTTGTAGTAACAGTTTCGGGCGTGATCCTTGAATCGAGCCAGTAATTCCACGGATTTGCTTCGGTTTCGTTCGTACATCGAATCATCCAGAACAAATACGCTGACCCGCTCACAGGACGTCAGAGAAGTTGTCTTGTTCACAACTTCTACACTGAGAAATAACAAGAACCGACGCCATGCAAAACCGCTGTGATTCAAAAAACGGTACACAGCATCCTTCCCGGGAAACGACTCTCCCTTGGAACTTTCCAGAAGCTGAAACCAGTTTCGATGATGGAAAATCAGGACAAAGACGATTTGAAACAGATAGGCACATGTAAATCCGAACTTCTTGGTGATTCCAGCCTTACGCAAGTATTTGAAAACCTTCAGTTCCCGAAAAACAGGTTGAATTTCAATTGGCAATTGATTGTTCTCCACTTGATGCCCTATCATTAGGGAAAGCACCTCTTCCGAATGGTAGTGTTTTGTCGCAAATTCACTTTACCAAACGGAGTGGTGTTTTTATGTTGTCAAACATCCTTTTCGAATCGGTGTAAAGCACCATTGTTCATGGCTTTAACTCGTTTTTCGGGCTGCGAAAGTTGAGTTAATAAGTAGAAAACATCTCATGATTCAGAAGTGACATCGTCGTCATTGTCCGGATTGGTTGACTTTACGAGCCCGTTTATCATCGTATAGTCGAACGTCCGCAGTCCTGTAGCAATCGTCAAATGTTTCCCCGTCAATGCCCCATACTACCCCACCTACACTCACTGAATTGCCTGGACACTGTTCGACAACCGCTGTCTGAATGAGGGACAAGGTACCACCCGGGTCAGTCACATCCGAAGGGAAGACAACGATAAACTCGTCGCCGCCGATTCTCGCGGCCAACCAGTCCGGCTGCACGGAATTCGTCAGTACACTGGCAACATCTCGCAGGGCCTGATCACCGGCGGGATGCCCGTGTACATCGTTGATGTTTTTGAGATTATCCATATCGATCACACCGACGACCAAATACATCTGTGCCTCGCCGGCGCGACTTATCATCAGTGGCAGAACGCATTCATCTCAAGCCACCCCACCACTTAATCCACGTTGATGGATACCGCTTTCATTGCGCTGTCAGCGGCTCTATCGTCCTTCAATAGGCATTGCAGGTTGTCATCTACCCTGAAAGTTGGGTTTTCGCTTCTCCATCATCGCCTGAATCCCCTCACGAACATCGTCAGTACCGAAACACTGTCTGATGAACGCTAGTTCGTTCTTTAACTGAGGGACAAGTGGCGTGTCATAACTTGAATAAACCAGTCGCTTGGACAACGTCATGGCAATGGGCGGACCAGATGCGAGCTCACGGGCAAATGCCTGCACGGTCTCAAGCAGTTGTGACCCTTCGACTACCTGGTTTAACAGGCCTAATCTATCAGCCTCGGCTGCATCCACGTCACGACCGGTGAGAATGAGTTCCATCGCTTTCGTGTGCCCGACAAGTCGTGGCAGAAAGTACGTCATTCCTGCATCCGGGCTGAGGGCACGACGAATATAGCCCGTCGTTAGCTTGGCCTCTTCGCTCATAAATCGGAAATCACACGCGAGGGCCAAGGACAGCCCTGCACCGGCAGCAACCCCGTTAATGGCAGCAATGATGGGTTTGTCATTATGAACGACGCTTTCAATTAACCGCCCCACCCATTCAAGCTCATCGAGTCGACCAAACCTACTAGTAGGCGAAAGATCACCGTTGGTAAAAGTAGATAAATCCAAGCCGCTAGAAAAACCTCTACCCCGACCAGTGATGATGACGACCCGAACGTCGTCATCGCGGGAAGCATCATTGAGGGCTTGAATGAGATTACTGCTCAGGCCATCGTCAAACGCATTTAACCGATCCGGTCGATTTAATGTCAATATTCGAACACCTTGGGCATCTTGGATCAAGAGATTGTCCACAAGAAAACTCCCTTCAAACTATCAACACCAATTTCCAGTGTTCACTACGTACGAATCTACCAGATGTCTTTATTCTATCATGGCGGCAATGGGACAGAGGACCACTTTCTCCAAAAATGGTGCACCTGTCTCAAATACACGTATTGACACTAATTCGATGATGATCTAATTTGTTAATCATAAAATTTGATCTTGGAATGGGGTTGCACGATGACGGAACAAGACATTCAACAGCTTGTCCAACACTTAAAAGTTTTGGCAGATGAAAGTCGACTGCGCATTCTCGGTATGCTGGCGACCCGCAAGTCAAGCGTCGAGGAGCTAGCTGCTTATTTGAATTTGAAGCCACCGACAGTATCGCATCATCTCAACAAATTACGGGAGGTTGGGTTGGTGTCCATGTATGCGGAAGGAAACACGCACATTTATGAGTTCCGCCCGGAAACGTTGCTTCGCATGAATCGGGAACTCCTTACACCAGAGAAACTATCACACATGGTATCAGACGTGAACGGTGATGAATGGGACCGAAAAGTACTGCGCGATTTCCTGAACGGGCAGGAATTGAAAGAAATACCCGCCAGTCGAAAGAAACGCACGGTGATTCTCAAGTGGTTGGCTGACAAGTTTGAGTACGGACGCCAGTATCAAGAATCGGAAGTGAACGAAATCATCGGGCGCCATCACCCGGACTTCGCAACGCTGCGCCGAGAACTCGTCGGCAACCGCTTGATGGACCGGAAAGATGGGATTTACTGGCGGATCGAATGGGATAGCCAATGAGAGGATTTTTTGAACTATTCCGCCAGGAACCAGATTATTTGCGGCTGACCATGGGTGGGTTGGTTAGCGGCGTCGGCGACTGGTTCAATTCCGTTGCCGTCATGAGTCTACTCCTGCTGTTTACACACAGTGGGTTGTCCATTGCAATCCTGCTCTCCTTGCGGACAATTCCATCCCTTTTCATAGGGCCAATTGCCGGCGTACTAGCGGACAAGGTGAATCGAAAAGCGATCTTAGTTGTAACTGACATTGCAAGAGCGATAGTCGCATTATCCTTTTTGTTCGTACACAGTGAACATCAAATTTGGATTGCATATACAGCGACATTTGCTTTGGTCGTGTTTACATCCCTGTTTAATCCGGCCCGATTTGCCATTGTCCCACAAGTTGTTCGCGCGTCAAATCTGTCGTTGGCCAATGCACCTCAAAAGTCAACTTTTGGTGCTGTACTGGCTGTGGGATCACTGGCCGGTGGGGCTATAACGGCTATCTGGGGTGTCAACGTCGCTTTCATCATCAATTCACTTTCGTTTTTGTGCTCGGCGGCACTATGCCTATCCATACACCCCAAGTCGATGGGTGAATCCGTACGTGAACGCACACATGAGCGGGCAGGAACGAGCCAAAAGTTAATGGGCCTATTGATATCCTCTCGTACCGTGCGGGCAATTTTTCTCATGCAGGTGATCTGGCCCGTTGGCGGTGGTATCATCAACGTTTTACTCAGTGTTTATGCCTTTCAAGTCTTTCATGCCGAGAACCAGGGGGTAGGGTTACTGTATGGAAGCCTGGGTGTCGGATTTATTGTCGGGGGCATGCTCACACAAAAATTCACAAAATTCGGAGGTCCGACGATTCTTGTTGGTCTACTCATGGAAGGATCCTGTCACTTTGCTCTTTCACAGTCTCCGAATATCTGGATCGGCGCAGTGTTCCTGTTCATCGCAACACTCGGGGCCGGAATCAGCAACGCCATGATCACAACAATTTTAATGCAGACGGTGAACAAACGGGTTCAAGGGCGTATTTTCGCCCTATTTGGAACAACGTCCGACTTTATCCTTGGTATTTCCATGTTGCTTGCCGGATTGGCTTTGACACACGTCCATCCGCGGACTCTTGGTGCTGTCGGCGGTCTCGTCATGGTTTGTAGTGCACTGTGTTCGGGGTGGATGCTGGTCCGGGCAGGCACATTCTCGTCGTTCCGAGTTGATTCCTCAAAAACGGGCTGACACGAAAAAGATGTTCGCGTCAGCCTTGGCCTTTGTTTCATGCGAGATTACCTTTCGTTTCACTTTCAAGTACGGTCTCCTGAGTGTCTGGATACGGAAACAACTCGGACATTCGGACCGTTCGCCCGTATTCGTTTTTAAATACGACATGTTCCCGTGTCAATTGACGTGGACTCTCTAGTCCACAAGCTGCTGCGAGGGCGAATACGCCTTCGCGCATCTGGAGAACGTAGTTCATCACGCGCCACTGTTTTTCTTCGGGCGCCAAAGCTGCTTGGTACCTCGGATCGGTTGTTGTGATACCCGTCGGACACTTGCCTGTATGACATTGCATGGCCATAATGCAGCCATTTGCCATCATGAACCCTCGTGCGGAGTTTACACAATCTGCCCCAAGGGCCAGTGCTATCGCCACTTTGTCTGATGTGACGAGCTTACCAGAAGCGAAAATGCGAATTCGATCTCGTACACCGTATCGGCGACAAGCGTCATCGAGCAGGACGAGCGCGGAGAACAGCGGTAGGCCCATACCGTCTGCCATCGCTTTGAACGTTGCACCCGATCCTCCTTCACTGCCATCGACCGTGATGAAGTCGGGATAGATATCCATTTTCTTTATGGTGGAAAACCAGTCATCCAGCTTCGTGCCGTCGCCAATGACAATTTTAACTCCGACGGGTTTTCCACCCAGGGCTTGCAGATGCTCAACGAAACGTAATGCATCCGCTGAATTTTTCAAAAATGGAAACCGATTTGGAGAGTTAACTGTTTTCCCAATGGGAACGCGTCGAATCTGTGAGATTTTATGGTTTACTTTCGAGCCCTCGAGGTGTCCGCCGCGGATCTTCGCACCTTGGTGGAACTTCAGTTCAAATGCCTTGATGTTTTCGTGTTGGGCCAACGCCGTAAATGCCTCGTCGGAAAAATTTCCTTCGTCGTCCCGATACCCAAATAGCCCCGGGCCAATTTGTGCTACCACATCCACACCAGTAGCCAAGTGGTCAGGTGCGACTCCACCTTCACCGGTATTGATCCACGATCCGCCGGCCATACGCGCACCATTGCCCGTCGACTGAATATAGTGCTCGCCCACAGCCCCGTAGGAAGTCGCCGAAGCTCCGAACATGCCTTTGACAACCCAAGGATGATTCCGATCCGCTCCAACGACAATGGCGTCCCTGTCAGGGTACATCCACTTGTTAGGCTGATCCCTCTCTTGATGTTCACGCCGTGTGAACAGACCCTCATGGACAATTCGATACTTACGGCCTTCCTCAGCCGAGGAATGATCAACCTGTAATTCGTCGACCAGTTTCGGAAACAAATCGTTTGACAGGTAGAGACCCGGTTTCTCGTAGTCCCGCTTCGCACCAAATGAAATTAAGTCCGTACGATATTTTGATGCAAAGACAACCGCTAGAAAATCCGCCCGAGAAAACGGTTTGCCCTGCGTATCGCCGTCAAACCAGTACTGGCGAAACTCCGGCCCCATCTTCTCAAGCAAATATCGCATCCACCCGAGATAGGGGTGGGCCCGAATGATGGAGTGTTGAGGCCGTCTAGACAAAAAGTAAAGATACAGCAGTCCACCAACCGGGACCAAAACCAGTATTGCAAACACGACAATCAATAGAATGAGTATAACGGTAACCAGAGATACTCCCTCCACTCACTATGGATTAAATCGGTGCAAAGACCCGTGTATCATCTAAAATATACCACAGCTAAAAATACACCCTAGCTTGCAGGGCTAAAGGCCAAGGACACTTGTCCAGACCGAAAGCGTATGCTCTCCGAACAGCGTTTGTATTCCTCGTACGTTTTCATATGCCAATGTTGGATAGCCTTGTGGCGCATACTTATCGCCTGCGGCAGGATCCAAAGCGTAATACATCTGAAATCCGTGCAAATTGAGTTGTTTCGTTTCCTCCGCTTCAACCTGAACTGCCTCTTGCAGCTCCGTGTTCTTAGGAAACCCTACGTTCACGATAACAGGCAAACGGCTCAACTCACTCTTATGTGAAGAGAGCAACTCCAACGTACGTTGACAGTGCGGACACCAATAGGCGACAAAGAGAATAGGTGTTTGTCGAGCATCCAACACGACTCTCTTCCCCGCTGCGGTGAGTACAGAGACATGCGTATAATCAACGTCGGTAGCTGGTGATGGATCGACCTTTGTATCTGGCGTTACCA
This is a stretch of genomic DNA from Alicyclobacillus dauci. It encodes these proteins:
- a CDS encoding enoyl-CoA hydratase/isomerase family protein, whose product is MDNLLIQDAQGVRILTLNRPDRLNAFDDGLSSNLIQALNDASRDDDVRVVIITGRGRGFSSGLDLSTFTNGDLSPTSRFGRLDELEWVGRLIESVVHNDKPIIAAINGVAAGAGLSLALACDFRFMSEEAKLTTGYIRRALSPDAGMTYFLPRLVGHTKAMELILTGRDVDAAEADRLGLLNQVVEGSQLLETVQAFARELASGPPIAMTLSKRLVYSSYDTPLVPQLKNELAFIRQCFGTDDVREGIQAMMEKRKPNFQGR
- a CDS encoding DUF2087 domain-containing protein, giving the protein MTEQDIQQLVQHLKVLADESRLRILGMLATRKSSVEELAAYLNLKPPTVSHHLNKLREVGLVSMYAEGNTHIYEFRPETLLRMNRELLTPEKLSHMVSDVNGDEWDRKVLRDFLNGQELKEIPASRKKRTVILKWLADKFEYGRQYQESEVNEIIGRHHPDFATLRRELVGNRLMDRKDGIYWRIEWDSQ
- a CDS encoding MFS transporter → MRGFFELFRQEPDYLRLTMGGLVSGVGDWFNSVAVMSLLLLFTHSGLSIAILLSLRTIPSLFIGPIAGVLADKVNRKAILVVTDIARAIVALSFLFVHSEHQIWIAYTATFALVVFTSLFNPARFAIVPQVVRASNLSLANAPQKSTFGAVLAVGSLAGGAITAIWGVNVAFIINSLSFLCSAALCLSIHPKSMGESVRERTHERAGTSQKLMGLLISSRTVRAIFLMQVIWPVGGGIINVLLSVYAFQVFHAENQGVGLLYGSLGVGFIVGGMLTQKFTKFGGPTILVGLLMEGSCHFALSQSPNIWIGAVFLFIATLGAGISNAMITTILMQTVNKRVQGRIFALFGTTSDFILGISMLLAGLALTHVHPRTLGAVGGLVMVCSALCSGWMLVRAGTFSSFRVDSSKTG
- a CDS encoding FMN-binding glutamate synthase family protein, yielding MEGVSLVTVILILLIVVFAILVLVPVGGLLYLYFLSRRPQHSIIRAHPYLGWMRYLLEKMGPEFRQYWFDGDTQGKPFSRADFLAVVFASKYRTDLISFGAKRDYEKPGLYLSNDLFPKLVDELQVDHSSAEEGRKYRIVHEGLFTRREHQERDQPNKWMYPDRDAIVVGADRNHPWVVKGMFGASATSYGAVGEHYIQSTGNGARMAGGSWINTGEGGVAPDHLATGVDVVAQIGPGLFGYRDDEGNFSDEAFTALAQHENIKAFELKFHQGAKIRGGHLEGSKVNHKISQIRRVPIGKTVNSPNRFPFLKNSADALRFVEHLQALGGKPVGVKIVIGDGTKLDDWFSTIKKMDIYPDFITVDGSEGGSGATFKAMADGMGLPLFSALVLLDDACRRYGVRDRIRIFASGKLVTSDKVAIALALGADCVNSARGFMMANGCIMAMQCHTGKCPTGITTTDPRYQAALAPEEKQWRVMNYVLQMREGVFALAAACGLESPRQLTREHVVFKNEYGRTVRMSELFPYPDTQETVLESETKGNLA
- a CDS encoding TlpA family protein disulfide reductase; this encodes MSTVSNTVMNKGVIRLNRLFTLISSGVLSLLLASGCATVTNGTDTTTNGTSAAKPKLAFQNRTRELVVTPDTKVDPSPATDVDYTHVSVLTAAGKRVVLDARQTPILFVAYWCPHCQRTLELLSSHKSELSRLPVIVNVGFPKNTELQEAVQVEAEETKQLNLHGFQMYYALDPAAGDKYAPQGYPTLAYENVRGIQTLFGEHTLSVWTSVLGL